Proteins found in one Neomonachus schauinslandi chromosome 1, ASM220157v2, whole genome shotgun sequence genomic segment:
- the LRRC3B gene encoding leucine-rich repeat-containing protein 3B, whose amino-acid sequence MNLVDLWLTRSLSMCLLLQSFVLMILCFHSASMCPKGCLCSSSGGLNVTCSNANLKEIPRDLPPETVLLYLDSNQITSIPNEIFKDLHQLRVLNLSKNGIEFIDEHAFKGVAETLQTLDLSDNRIQSVHKNAFNNLKARARIANNPWHCDCTLQQVLRSMASNHETAHNVICKTSVLDEHAGRPFLNAANDADLCNLPKKTTDYAMLVTMFGWFTMVISYVVYYVRQNQEDARRHLEYLKSLPSRQKKADEPDDISTVV is encoded by the coding sequence ATGAATCTGGTAGACCTGTGGTTAACCCGTTCCCTCTCCATGTGTCTCCTCCTACAAAGTTTTGTTCTTATGATACTGTGCTTTCATTCTGCCAGTATGTGTCCCAAGGGCtgtctctgttcttcctctgGGGGTTTAAATGTCACCTGTAGCAATGCAAATCTCAAGGAAATACCTAGAGATCTTCCTCCTGAAACAGTCTTATTGTATCTGGACTCCAATCAGATCACATCTATCCCCAATGAGATTTTTAAGGACCTCCATCAACTGAGAGTTCTCAACTTGTCCAAAAATGGCATTGAGTTTATCGATGAGCATGCCTTCAAAGGAGTAGCTGAAACTTTGCAGACTCTGGACTTGTCTGACAACCGGATTCAAAGCGTGCACAAAAATGCCTTCAATAACCTGAAGGCCAGGGCCAGAATTGCCAACAATCCTTGGCACTGTGACTGTACTCTACAGCAAGTTCTGAGGAGCATGGCATCTAACCATGAGACAGCCCACAACGTGATCTGTAAGACTTCTGTGTTGGATGAACACGCCGGGAGACCATTCCTCAATGCTGCCAATGATGCTGACCTTTGTAACCTCCCTAAAAAGACTACTGATTATGCCATGCTGGTCACCATGTTTGGCTGGTTCACCATGGTGATCTCCTATGTGGTGTATTATGTGAGGCAAAATCAGGAGGATGCCCGGAGACACCTTGAATACTTGAaatccctgccgagcaggcagaagaaagcagATGAGCCCGATGACATTAGCACTGTGGTATAG